TTGTCCCGATCAAAGGTAAGACCCGAAAATGTGATTCAAGAAAAGAGAGGGAAACATTCAGAAAAGCCCGATGATGTTTATCGGATTATTGAGAAAGCGTATCCGACACTGAAGGAGATTGAGCTTTTTGCGAAGAGGGATAGAGAGGAATGGAAAAGGTGGGGTAATGGGAAAGGATAGTAGTACAGGTTTCAATGATATTTGGGTCTCCCTAAAAAGGGAGTCAAAAATTTCAAAACACTAAAGAAGAACCCTTTAACACTATT
The DNA window shown above is from Chitinispirillales bacterium ANBcel5 and carries:
- a CDS encoding MT-A70 family methyltransferase: MSRSKVRPENVIQEKRGKHSEKPDDVYRIIEKAYPTLKEIELFAKRDREEWKRWGNGKG